The following proteins come from a genomic window of Mycolicibacterium rufum:
- a CDS encoding ABC transporter ATP-binding protein, with product MNDNGVAVELNDLTRLYGTTRALDGLTLHIQPGELVALLGPSGCGKTTALRILAGLDEATSGTVSVGGVDVSRVPANKRDMGMVFQAYSLFPHLTVLDNVAFGLKMRGKAKGDRLSRAADMLDLVGLGALGGRYAKELSGGQQQRVALARALAIQPRVLLLDEPLSALDAKVRTQLRDEIRRVQLDVGTTTLFVTHDQEEALAVADRVGVMSQGRLEQLAAPAELYANPATPFVADFVGLNNKVPAQVSGGRATLLGVSVAASSGSVDGPGLAMVRPESVTVTPDADGSATVSAVSFLGAISRVSVAVPDGPVVMAQMASSAARTLHPGDRVRLGVDSDGVLVTPA from the coding sequence GTGAACGACAACGGAGTGGCGGTCGAGCTGAACGACCTGACCCGCCTGTACGGCACCACCCGCGCGCTCGACGGGCTCACGCTGCACATCCAACCCGGTGAGCTGGTGGCGCTGCTCGGCCCGTCGGGCTGCGGCAAGACCACGGCGCTGCGCATCCTCGCGGGGCTCGACGAGGCGACCTCGGGCACGGTGTCGGTCGGCGGCGTCGACGTCAGCAGAGTGCCCGCCAACAAGCGGGACATGGGCATGGTGTTCCAGGCCTACAGCCTGTTCCCTCATCTGACGGTGCTCGACAACGTCGCCTTCGGTCTGAAGATGCGCGGAAAAGCCAAGGGCGACAGACTGTCCCGCGCCGCCGACATGCTCGATCTGGTGGGGCTCGGCGCGTTGGGGGGCCGGTACGCCAAGGAGCTGTCCGGCGGCCAGCAGCAGCGCGTCGCGCTGGCCCGCGCGTTGGCGATCCAACCGCGGGTGCTGCTGCTCGACGAGCCGCTCTCGGCGCTGGACGCGAAGGTGCGCACCCAGTTGCGCGACGAGATCCGGCGCGTGCAGCTCGACGTCGGGACGACGACGCTGTTCGTCACCCACGACCAGGAGGAGGCGCTGGCCGTCGCCGACCGGGTCGGGGTGATGAGCCAGGGCCGGCTCGAGCAGCTGGCCGCGCCGGCCGAGCTGTACGCCAACCCGGCCACCCCGTTTGTCGCCGACTTCGTCGGGCTGAACAACAAGGTGCCCGCCCAGGTGTCCGGTGGCCGGGCCACGCTGCTGGGGGTGTCAGTGGCCGCGTCGTCGGGGTCGGTGGACGGGCCGGGTCTGGCGATGGTGCGCCCGGAGTCGGTGACGGTGACCCCCGACGCCGACGGATCGGCCACGGTCAGCGCGGTGTCGTTCCTGGGGGCGATCTCGCGGGTCAGCGTGGCGGTGCCCGACGGTCCGGTGGTGATGGCGCAGATGGCCAGCTCGGCCGCGCGGACGCTGCACCCCGGCGACCGGGTGCGGCTGGGCGTCGACAGCGACGGGGTGCTCGTCACCCCCGCGTGA
- the pyrE gene encoding orotate phosphoribosyltransferase, with the protein MTTAQRPETWQAAFDLIRTRGHERREEPFKLASGQLSHDYIDGKFAVDTGERLAVVSRAVADLAAAQGIEFDAVGGLTMGADPLAHGVAMVTGKAWFSVRKEQKQRGREQWVEGTRLQAGDRVLLVDDVISTGGSTELALERILPLGVVVTGVIPMVDRGDVATARFAKRGIPFHALVTYRDLGIEPVKDV; encoded by the coding sequence ATGACCACCGCGCAGCGTCCCGAGACCTGGCAGGCCGCGTTCGACCTGATCCGCACCCGCGGCCACGAACGCCGCGAGGAGCCGTTCAAGCTGGCCAGCGGCCAGCTCAGCCACGACTACATCGACGGGAAGTTCGCCGTCGACACCGGGGAGCGCCTGGCTGTGGTCAGCCGGGCGGTCGCGGACCTGGCCGCCGCGCAGGGCATCGAGTTCGACGCCGTCGGCGGGCTGACGATGGGTGCCGACCCGCTGGCGCACGGCGTGGCGATGGTGACGGGCAAGGCGTGGTTCTCCGTGCGCAAGGAGCAGAAGCAGCGCGGCCGCGAGCAGTGGGTCGAGGGCACCCGCCTGCAGGCCGGCGACCGGGTGCTGCTCGTCGACGACGTGATCAGCACCGGCGGGTCGACCGAGCTGGCGCTCGAGCGCATCCTGCCCCTCGGGGTGGTGGTGACCGGCGTGATCCCGATGGTCGACCGCGGCGACGTCGCGACCGCGCGATTCGCCAAGCGGGGCATCCCCTTTCACGCGTTGGTGACCTACCGCGACCTGGGCATCGAACCCGTCAAGGACGTGTGA
- a CDS encoding HugZ family protein: protein MTSGSKPRDHGDPGDAPTIPPPLTAPANPARPSAAEEARTIAASTNFATLASLTADGDPWASFVTYGLLDGAPVLCVSNLAEHGRNLAGDPRASLAIVAPATESDPLANARITLAGRVERPEGEEHAAARDAHLSAVAAAKYYIDYSDFSLWVLRVQRVRWVGGYGRMESTSGADYAAAQPDPVGPHAAGAVEHLNADHADALAAMARALGGYPDTTAASCTGVDRYGLDLRLQTERGMAYTRVGFATPIDAIDELRSAAVELTRRARGH from the coding sequence GTGACGTCCGGAAGCAAGCCCCGCGATCACGGCGACCCCGGCGATGCGCCGACCATCCCCCCGCCGTTGACCGCGCCGGCCAACCCGGCCCGACCGTCGGCCGCCGAGGAGGCGCGCACCATCGCGGCGTCGACCAACTTCGCGACCCTGGCGAGCCTGACCGCCGACGGCGATCCGTGGGCGTCGTTCGTCACCTACGGTCTGCTCGACGGCGCCCCGGTGCTGTGCGTGTCCAACCTGGCCGAGCACGGCCGCAACCTCGCCGGCGATCCGCGGGCGAGCCTGGCGATCGTCGCGCCGGCCACCGAGTCCGATCCGCTGGCCAACGCCCGCATCACGCTGGCGGGCCGGGTGGAACGGCCCGAGGGCGAGGAACACGCCGCCGCCCGGGACGCGCACCTGTCCGCGGTGGCCGCAGCGAAGTACTACATCGACTACAGCGACTTCTCGCTGTGGGTGCTGCGGGTGCAGCGGGTCCGCTGGGTGGGCGGTTACGGCCGGATGGAGTCGACCAGCGGCGCCGACTACGCCGCGGCGCAGCCCGACCCGGTCGGCCCGCACGCCGCCGGGGCGGTGGAGCACCTCAACGCCGACCACGCCGACGCGCTGGCGGCGATGGCGCGCGCGCTGGGCGGCTACCCCGACACCACCGCGGCGTCGTGCACCGGCGTCGACCGCTACGGCCTGGACCTGCGGCTGCAGACCGAACGCGGAATGGCCTACACCCGAGTCGGTTTCGCCACGCCGATCGATGCGATCGATGAATTGCGTTCGGCTGCGGTCGAGTTGACGCGTCGCGCGCGCGGGCACTGA
- a CDS encoding maltokinase N-terminal cap-like domain-containing protein has protein sequence MTLPYGDWIVHQRWYAGRTRQLAGAAPAVVTPLRPDLDHVLLDVSYADGGTERYQVLVRWADAPLTEFVDAARIGADGDRLAYDAMHDPQAARHLLALIDQSATVGPLTFVKEPGAALPTDAAPRVSGAEQSNTSVIFGREAILKVFRRVTPGVNPDIELNRVLARAQNPHVATLYGSFDTTWAGAGSQPCALGMVTAFAADSTEGWDMATASARDDFTDFTDESRRLGEAVASVHAALAATLGTSTVTFPVDTVLERLQTAVAAAPALAAHAPLIEERYRKLAEETLTVQRVHGDLHLGQVLRTPAGWLLIDFEGEPGQPLDERRRPDSPWRDVAGVLRSFEYAAYQRLVGDQHGDDDALAERARRWVDGNSEAFCDGYAGVAGEDPRASSHVLAAYELDKAVYEAAYEARFRPSWLPIPMRSIERILSA, from the coding sequence ATGACGCTGCCCTACGGGGACTGGATCGTCCATCAGCGCTGGTATGCCGGGCGCACCCGGCAGTTGGCCGGCGCGGCCCCGGCGGTGGTCACGCCGCTGCGCCCCGACCTCGACCATGTGCTGCTCGACGTGTCCTACGCCGACGGCGGCACCGAGCGCTACCAGGTGCTCGTCCGGTGGGCCGACGCCCCGCTCACCGAGTTCGTCGACGCCGCGAGAATCGGCGCCGACGGGGACCGGCTCGCCTACGACGCGATGCATGACCCGCAGGCCGCCCGGCACCTGCTGGCACTGATCGATCAGTCCGCGACCGTCGGCCCGCTGACGTTCGTGAAGGAGCCCGGCGCCGCACTGCCGACCGACGCCGCGCCGCGGGTCTCGGGCGCCGAGCAGAGCAACACCAGCGTGATCTTCGGCCGCGAGGCGATCCTCAAGGTGTTCCGCCGCGTCACCCCCGGCGTCAATCCCGACATCGAGCTCAACCGGGTGCTGGCCCGCGCGCAGAACCCGCATGTGGCGACGCTCTACGGCTCCTTCGACACCACCTGGGCCGGCGCCGGATCGCAGCCGTGCGCGCTCGGGATGGTGACCGCGTTCGCGGCCGACAGCACCGAGGGCTGGGACATGGCCACCGCCAGCGCCCGCGACGACTTCACCGACTTCACCGACGAATCCCGCCGGCTCGGTGAGGCGGTGGCCTCGGTGCACGCCGCGCTGGCCGCAACCCTGGGCACGTCGACGGTCACCTTCCCGGTCGACACCGTGCTCGAGCGGCTGCAGACCGCGGTCGCCGCGGCACCGGCCCTCGCCGCGCACGCCCCGCTGATCGAGGAGCGCTACCGGAAGCTGGCCGAGGAGACCCTGACCGTGCAGCGCGTGCACGGCGACCTGCACCTCGGCCAGGTGCTGCGCACCCCGGCGGGCTGGCTGCTGATCGACTTCGAAGGGGAACCCGGCCAGCCGCTCGACGAGCGGCGGCGCCCGGATTCGCCGTGGCGCGACGTCGCCGGCGTGCTGCGTTCCTTCGAGTACGCGGCCTATCAGCGGCTGGTCGGCGATCAGCATGGCGACGACGACGCGCTCGCCGAGCGGGCCCGCCGCTGGGTGGACGGCAACAGCGAGGCGTTCTGCGACGGGTACGCCGGCGTCGCCGGGGAGGATCCGCGGGCGTCGAGCCACGTGCTCGCGGCCTACGAGCTGGACAAGGCGGTGTACGAGGCGGCCTACGAGGCCCGCTTCCGCCCGTCCTGGCTGCCGATCCCGATGCGCTCGATCGAGCGGATCCTCAGCGCCTGA
- the glgX gene encoding glycogen debranching protein GlgX — MTQIATTTDSSIALELWPGKAYPLGATYDGSGTNFAVFSEAAEKVELCLFDADGQQTACITLPEVDGFVWHGFIPNIEPGQRYGYRVHGPYDPANGMRCNPNKLLLDPYAKAIDGSFDWDQSLFSYNFGDPDSRNDDDSAANMPKCVVINPYFDWGVDRPPNHEYADSVIYEAHVKGLTMTHPDIPDQIRGTYAAVAHPVIIEHLTSLGITAIELMPVHHFANDSTLVEKGLSNYWGYNTIGFFAPDFKYSSNPNPGGQVQEFKAMVRALHEANIEVILDVVYNHTAEGNHMGPTLSMRGIDNPAYYHLVDDDKRFYMDYTGTGNSLNVSHPHTLQLLMDSLRYWVTEMHVDGFRFDLASTLAREFYEVDRLATFFELVQQDPTVSQVKLIAEPWDVGPGGYQVGNFPPQWTEWNGKYRDTVRDFWRGEDASLDEFAYRLTGSSDLYEHTARRPVASINFVIAHDGFTLRDLVSYNEKHNEANGEDNNDGESHNRSWNCGVEGPTDDPEINALRAQQERNFLATLLLSQGVPMICHGDELGRTQGGNNNGYCQDNEITWIDWSKVDDGLLDFTRAVSELRANHPVFRRRRFFSGKPVGRRGVAGLPDIAWFGPDGTEMTGEDWGAGFAKSLTVFLNGHGIPDMDARGQRVIDDSFLLCFNAHYEPIEFTLPPTEFAASWVPVINTAELTPDGQEAEAQPAGATLTVPARATIVLRAAT, encoded by the coding sequence TTGACTCAGATCGCCACCACGACGGACAGCTCGATCGCACTCGAGCTGTGGCCCGGTAAGGCCTACCCCCTCGGGGCCACCTACGACGGCTCCGGGACGAACTTCGCGGTGTTCAGCGAGGCGGCCGAGAAGGTCGAGCTGTGCCTCTTCGACGCCGACGGTCAGCAGACGGCCTGCATCACGCTGCCCGAGGTCGACGGCTTCGTCTGGCACGGGTTCATCCCCAACATCGAGCCGGGCCAGCGCTACGGCTACCGGGTGCACGGACCGTACGACCCCGCCAACGGGATGCGCTGCAACCCGAACAAGCTGCTGCTCGACCCGTACGCGAAGGCCATCGACGGCAGTTTCGACTGGGACCAGTCGCTGTTCAGCTACAACTTCGGCGACCCGGACAGCCGCAACGACGACGACTCCGCGGCGAACATGCCCAAGTGCGTCGTCATCAACCCGTACTTCGACTGGGGCGTCGACCGCCCCCCGAACCACGAGTACGCCGACTCGGTGATCTACGAGGCCCACGTCAAGGGCCTCACGATGACCCATCCGGACATCCCCGACCAGATCCGCGGCACCTACGCCGCCGTCGCGCATCCGGTGATCATCGAGCACCTCACCTCGCTCGGCATCACCGCGATCGAGCTGATGCCGGTGCATCACTTCGCCAACGACTCGACGCTGGTCGAGAAGGGGCTGTCGAACTACTGGGGCTACAACACGATCGGGTTCTTCGCGCCGGACTTCAAGTACAGCTCGAACCCGAACCCGGGTGGGCAGGTCCAGGAGTTCAAGGCGATGGTGCGGGCACTGCACGAGGCCAACATCGAGGTGATCCTCGACGTGGTCTACAACCACACCGCCGAGGGCAATCACATGGGCCCGACGCTGTCGATGCGCGGCATCGACAACCCCGCGTACTACCACCTCGTCGATGACGACAAGCGGTTCTACATGGACTACACCGGCACCGGCAACAGCCTCAACGTCAGCCATCCGCACACGTTGCAGCTGCTGATGGACTCGCTGCGGTACTGGGTGACCGAGATGCACGTCGACGGATTCCGGTTCGACCTGGCCTCGACGCTGGCCCGCGAGTTCTACGAGGTCGACCGGCTCGCCACGTTCTTCGAACTCGTGCAGCAGGATCCGACGGTCAGCCAGGTCAAGCTGATCGCCGAGCCGTGGGACGTCGGTCCCGGCGGCTACCAGGTCGGCAACTTCCCGCCGCAGTGGACGGAGTGGAACGGCAAGTACCGCGACACCGTGCGCGACTTCTGGCGGGGCGAGGACGCCAGCCTCGACGAGTTCGCCTACCGGCTCACCGGGTCCTCGGATCTCTACGAGCACACCGCGCGCCGGCCCGTCGCGTCGATCAACTTCGTGATCGCTCACGACGGATTCACGCTGCGTGACCTGGTGTCCTACAACGAGAAGCACAACGAGGCCAACGGCGAGGACAACAACGACGGCGAGAGCCACAACCGGTCCTGGAACTGCGGGGTCGAGGGACCCACCGACGATCCGGAGATCAACGCGCTGCGCGCCCAGCAGGAACGCAACTTCCTGGCGACGCTGCTGCTGTCGCAGGGCGTGCCGATGATCTGCCACGGCGATGAGCTGGGCCGGACCCAGGGTGGCAACAACAACGGTTACTGCCAGGACAACGAGATCACCTGGATCGACTGGTCGAAGGTCGACGACGGCCTGCTGGACTTCACCCGCGCGGTCTCCGAGCTGCGGGCCAACCACCCGGTGTTCCGGCGGCGGCGGTTCTTCTCGGGCAAGCCCGTGGGCCGGCGCGGCGTGGCCGGTCTGCCCGACATCGCGTGGTTCGGCCCCGACGGCACCGAGATGACCGGCGAGGACTGGGGAGCGGGCTTCGCGAAGTCGCTGACCGTGTTCCTCAACGGCCACGGCATCCCCGACATGGATGCCCGCGGCCAGCGGGTGATCGACGACTCGTTCCTGCTGTGCTTCAACGCCCACTACGAGCCGATCGAGTTCACCTTGCCGCCGACCGAGTTCGCGGCGTCGTGGGTGCCGGTGATCAACACCGCCGAGCTCACCCCCGACGGTCAGGAGGCCGAGGCGCAGCCCGCCGGGGCGACGCTGACGGTGCCCGCGCGGGCCACGATCGTGCTGCGCGCCGCCACCTGA
- a CDS encoding Clp protease N-terminal domain-containing protein, whose translation MFERYTEEARELIGHAQLEARHLGHNMLGPEHLLLGALRCDGPVAAVLAESGLSHHRAVETLRHFRGAEVPPPEGHVPFSDPGRAALADAMAIADGRGDRHIGAEHIMLAVTCAEVDLTARLLAEVGVDVAALRERLSA comes from the coding sequence GTGTTCGAGCGCTACACCGAAGAAGCCAGGGAGCTGATCGGTCACGCACAGCTGGAGGCGCGTCACCTCGGCCACAACATGCTCGGGCCCGAACACCTGCTGCTCGGGGCGCTGCGCTGCGACGGCCCGGTGGCCGCGGTGCTGGCGGAGTCGGGGCTGTCGCACCACCGCGCGGTCGAGACGCTGCGCCACTTCCGCGGCGCGGAGGTGCCGCCGCCGGAGGGGCACGTCCCGTTCAGCGACCCCGGCCGGGCCGCGCTGGCCGACGCGATGGCCATCGCCGACGGGCGGGGCGACCGGCACATCGGCGCCGAACACATCATGCTGGCGGTGACCTGCGCCGAGGTCGACCTGACCGCCCGGCTGCTGGCCGAGGTGGGGGTCGACGTCGCCGCGTTGCGCGAGCGGCTCTCTGCCTGA
- the pncA gene encoding pyrazinamidase PncA, whose amino-acid sequence MKALIIVDVQNDFCEGGSLAVTGGAAVARGINDLLAGAHGYDHVVATKDFHIDPGDHFSDRPDFVDSWPPHCVVGTDGVQFHPDLDVAPVEAVFHKGRYSAAYSGFEGTDDDGTTLADWLRQRGVDAVDVVGIATDYCVKATAADAAAAGLTTRVLRDLTAGVAPATTDEAIDALRAAGVTVG is encoded by the coding sequence ATGAAGGCGCTCATCATCGTCGACGTGCAGAACGACTTCTGCGAGGGCGGCTCGCTGGCGGTCACCGGCGGCGCCGCCGTGGCCCGCGGCATCAACGACCTGCTCGCCGGCGCCCACGGATACGACCACGTGGTGGCCACGAAGGACTTCCACATCGACCCCGGCGACCACTTCTCCGACCGGCCCGACTTCGTCGACTCCTGGCCGCCGCACTGCGTGGTGGGCACCGACGGCGTGCAGTTCCACCCCGATCTGGACGTCGCCCCCGTCGAGGCGGTCTTCCACAAGGGCCGCTACTCGGCGGCCTACAGCGGCTTCGAGGGCACCGACGACGACGGCACGACGCTCGCCGACTGGCTGCGGCAGCGCGGCGTGGACGCCGTGGACGTGGTGGGCATCGCCACCGACTACTGCGTCAAGGCGACGGCGGCCGACGCCGCGGCCGCAGGCCTGACCACGCGCGTCCTGCGGGACCTCACCGCCGGCGTCGCCCCCGCGACGACCGACGAGGCGATCGACGCCCTGCGCGCCGCCGGCGTGACGGTCGGCTGA
- a CDS encoding PAS and ANTAR domain-containing protein, producing MPDEETLEQALAGGAPQRVGWFKFFFADERWEWSEQVQILHGYQPGTVTPTTELVLSHKHPADRQQVAATLDEMRRTHRTFSTRHRIIDTRGTVHEVVVISDRLTDDAGRLIGTHGFYVDVTPTAAMTKAMVTAALTEITEHRAVIEQAKGMLMLIYRLDAEAAFELLRWRSQESNVKLRTLAERLLADYAALVYEESLPSRETFDHLLLTAHQRVERSGDTVSR from the coding sequence GTGCCCGACGAGGAGACACTCGAGCAGGCGCTGGCCGGAGGCGCGCCGCAACGTGTCGGCTGGTTCAAGTTCTTCTTCGCCGACGAACGCTGGGAATGGTCCGAGCAGGTGCAGATCCTGCACGGCTACCAGCCCGGCACGGTGACCCCGACCACCGAACTGGTGCTGTCGCACAAACATCCGGCCGACCGTCAGCAGGTCGCCGCCACGCTCGACGAGATGCGGCGCACCCACCGCACGTTCTCCACCCGCCACCGCATCATCGACACCCGCGGCACCGTCCACGAGGTCGTGGTGATCAGTGACCGGCTGACCGACGACGCGGGCCGGCTGATCGGCACCCACGGCTTCTACGTCGACGTCACCCCCACCGCGGCGATGACCAAGGCGATGGTCACCGCCGCGCTGACCGAGATCACCGAGCACCGGGCGGTCATCGAGCAGGCCAAGGGCATGTTGATGCTGATCTACCGACTCGACGCCGAAGCCGCGTTCGAGTTGCTGCGCTGGCGGTCCCAGGAGTCCAACGTCAAGCTGCGCACGCTGGCCGAGCGTCTGCTCGCCGACTACGCGGCGCTGGTCTACGAGGAGTCGCTGCCGTCGCGCGAGACGTTCGACCATCTCCTTCTCACCGCCCACCAGCGTGTCGAGCGCAGCGGCGATACCGTGAGCAGATGA
- a CDS encoding acyl-CoA dehydrogenase family protein, which produces MSFDITPTVAQHDLARRTHEFAEQVVRPVAADYDQRQEFPWEVLEEAAQRGFYSPLFYRDLIGDPTGLSLPMFMEELFWGCAGIGLAVVMPALALSAIGQAASPEQMLQWAPECFGTPGDLKLAALAISEPEGGSDVRNLRTTARRDGTGPDADWILDGHKMWIGNGGIANVHVVNAVVDQELGHKGQALFIVPGGTPGLDMVRKLDKLGCRASHTAELKLTGVRVPAENLLGGQEKLEHKLARAREAVEGARHSGSATLGTFEQTRPMVAAQALGIARAALEYVTEYANRREAFGAPIIDNQGIAFPLADLATGLDAARLLTWRASWMAATGVPFERGEGSMSKLAASELAVRTTERAIQTMGGWGYVKDHPVEKWYRDAKLYTIFEGTSEIQRIVISNALGAADGKPPLHVDLEPTGGPLNRMFGRGTPARTQVANTALTMKDRVPAPVMQMAMKVLRPPRK; this is translated from the coding sequence ATGAGCTTCGACATCACGCCGACCGTCGCGCAACACGACCTGGCAAGGCGCACACACGAGTTCGCCGAGCAGGTGGTCCGGCCGGTGGCCGCCGACTACGACCAGCGCCAGGAATTCCCCTGGGAGGTGTTGGAGGAGGCGGCTCAGCGCGGCTTCTACAGCCCCCTGTTCTACCGCGATCTGATCGGGGACCCGACGGGCCTGTCGCTGCCGATGTTCATGGAAGAGCTGTTCTGGGGCTGTGCGGGCATCGGGCTGGCGGTGGTGATGCCGGCGCTCGCGCTGTCGGCGATCGGACAGGCGGCCTCGCCCGAACAGATGTTGCAGTGGGCGCCGGAATGCTTCGGTACGCCCGGTGACCTCAAGCTCGCGGCCCTCGCGATCTCCGAGCCCGAAGGCGGCAGCGACGTCCGCAACCTGCGCACCACCGCGCGGCGGGACGGCACGGGGCCGGACGCCGACTGGATCCTCGACGGCCACAAGATGTGGATCGGTAACGGCGGCATCGCCAACGTGCACGTCGTCAACGCCGTCGTCGACCAGGAACTCGGTCACAAGGGCCAGGCGCTGTTCATCGTGCCGGGCGGTACCCCCGGACTGGACATGGTGCGCAAGCTCGACAAGTTGGGGTGCCGCGCCTCCCACACCGCCGAGCTGAAGTTGACCGGCGTCCGGGTGCCCGCGGAGAACCTGCTGGGCGGCCAGGAGAAGCTGGAGCACAAGCTCGCCCGGGCCCGCGAAGCCGTCGAAGGGGCGCGGCACTCGGGCTCGGCCACCCTGGGCACCTTCGAGCAGACCCGGCCGATGGTCGCCGCCCAGGCCCTCGGAATCGCCAGGGCCGCATTGGAATACGTCACCGAGTACGCCAATCGACGGGAGGCGTTCGGAGCGCCGATCATCGACAACCAGGGCATCGCGTTCCCGCTGGCCGACCTGGCCACCGGGCTGGACGCCGCCCGACTGCTGACGTGGCGGGCGTCGTGGATGGCCGCGACCGGTGTGCCGTTCGAACGCGGCGAGGGGTCCATGTCCAAGCTCGCCGCGAGCGAACTCGCCGTCCGCACAACCGAGCGCGCGATCCAGACCATGGGCGGCTGGGGCTACGTGAAGGACCATCCGGTGGAGAAGTGGTATCGCGATGCCAAGCTCTACACCATCTTCGAGGGCACGAGCGAGATCCAGCGCATCGTCATCTCCAACGCGCTGGGCGCCGCCGACGGCAAGCCGCCGCTGCACGTGGACCTCGAACCGACGGGCGGGCCGCTGAACCGGATGTTCGGCCGCGGCACCCCGGCGCGCACCCAGGTCGCCAACACCGCGCTGACCATGAAGGACCGCGTGCCCGCGCCGGTGATGCAGATGGCGATGAAAGTGCTTCGACCGCCCCGCAAGTAG
- a CDS encoding DUF222 domain-containing protein: MSSNDVYAALDAADEAFRALAEFPIHRLRPVDQRALLVRLDTMDKQLGALQRRLLGSVVAGPPPVEFAGAPWAQVLARRLRISVGEAQRRIAEASGSGEARSA, translated from the coding sequence ATGAGTTCGAATGATGTGTACGCGGCGCTCGACGCCGCCGACGAGGCCTTCCGCGCGCTCGCCGAATTTCCGATCCACCGCCTCCGGCCGGTCGACCAGCGCGCGCTGCTGGTTCGGCTCGACACGATGGACAAGCAGTTGGGTGCGTTGCAGCGCCGTCTACTGGGCAGTGTCGTGGCCGGACCGCCACCGGTCGAGTTCGCCGGAGCGCCGTGGGCGCAGGTGCTGGCCCGGCGGCTGCGCATCTCGGTGGGTGAGGCCCAGCGCCGCATCGCCGAAGCGAGCGGCAGCGGGGAGGCGAGGTCGGCATGA
- a CDS encoding PPOX class F420-dependent oxidoreductase encodes MAPRYATAEVVAAPELLDFIRPRHRMVLTTFRSDGSLQSSPVTGGVDGEGRIVVAGYPQRAKAANIRRRPQASVMVLSDDFNGPYVQVDGAAEVIELPDAVEPLVDYFRAVAGEHPNWDEYRQAMVDQGKCLIRVTPQRWGPVATGGFPPR; translated from the coding sequence ATGGCCCCCAGATACGCGACCGCGGAGGTCGTCGCCGCACCGGAGCTGCTCGACTTCATCCGGCCGCGGCACCGCATGGTGCTGACGACCTTCCGCTCCGACGGATCCCTGCAGAGTTCGCCGGTCACCGGCGGCGTGGACGGTGAGGGCCGCATCGTCGTGGCCGGCTATCCGCAGCGCGCCAAGGCCGCCAACATCCGGCGCCGTCCGCAGGCCAGCGTCATGGTGCTCAGCGATGACTTCAACGGTCCCTACGTGCAGGTCGATGGCGCCGCCGAGGTCATCGAGCTCCCCGACGCCGTGGAACCGCTGGTCGACTATTTCCGCGCAGTGGCCGGCGAACACCCGAACTGGGACGAGTATCGGCAGGCCATGGTCGACCAGGGGAAGTGCCTGATCAGGGTGACACCGCAGCGCTGGGGCCCGGTCGCCACCGGAGGTTTTCCGCCCCGCTGA